From the genome of Rhodothermales bacterium:
CGTGACCTCCGCCCCCGCACGATCGACGACGAGCTTCGGCAGATCCGGCTGTCTCGTGTACACTTCGAAAAACCAGTCCAACTCCATCCCCGATTCCTCTTCGGCAATCAGCTTGAAGTCGTCTGTCGTCGCGAACCGGCACTGGCGGCCGTCGGTGATCGTTTCCAGTTCGGGCGTCGGGTACGCCATGCGACGCAGTGACTTGAGAAAAGCGTCGTCGCCAATCAGGTACCGCAGTGTGTGCAGGACCCACTTTCCCTTGTTGTAGATATCGCCGTCGCTTTCCATGTAGTCCGGCGGCAACAGATACATCTCTCCTTCCGTCATGGACTCGCGCGGGGCGAGTGGTTTCGCATTCCGGATTCTGGGCCTCGACGGCGCCAGAGCAGCGTGGTAGGCCTCGGTTCCTGAAAGCTCTTCCGAATAAAGCGCCTGCATGTAGGAGCAGAATCCTTCATGCAGCCAGAAGTCACGCCAATCGAGTGCAGTCACGAGGTTGCCCCACCATTCGTGGCCGAGCTCGTGGTGATGGAGCCAGTCAAAACCGTGCTCGTTACGGGTAAAGTCATTGCCGTAGGCAATGATCGTCTGGTGCTCCATGCCGAGATGCGGGGTCTCGGCCACACCGTACTTGTCCGCTCGAAACGGATACGGCCCCAGATATTTTTCATAAAAAGCGAGATCGGTCAGAAAGCTCGGAAAGAGTTCGACACCCTTATCGTAATGGTCGGGTATGACCCAGAATGTGACGGGGAATTGGTCGCCGGTGACACTCGTGAAGGTGTCTTCGATGGTCCGATACGGCGCAATGTTGAGGGCGACGCCGTAGTTATTGATGGGCGTAGAAACGAACCAGTCGTACGTCCACCAGTCTCCCTCTTGTTCAATTACGCCTCGTAGCCGCCCATTAGAGGCGACGACAAGCGGCTTCGGGACTGTGATAGCGATGGCCATTGAGTCAGGTTCGTCCGACGGGTGGTCCTTGCACGGCCACCAGACGTCCGCTCCTTCGCCCTGAACAGTTGTCGCGATCCAAGGACTTCCCGACGGTGTTTCCGACCACGTAAATCCGCCGACCCACGGCGGGCGCGGTGCAACACGCGGCTCGCCTCCATAAAGGACCTGAACCTGCACGTTCGTCCCAGGCTGGCGGGTGGTCAGCAGACTCACCCACAGAAGCACATCCCTGTGCTCGAAGGCTACCGGGCGAACGGCACCTGACTCGTCAACCAGATTTACCTGGTGCACACCCAGGAGTGAATCCAGGTGGAGAACAAACCACTCTGTCGGATGAACGATACGCGCATGAACGGTCAGACTGCCGTCGATGGTTCTGGTCGACGGGTCGACCGTCAGATCGAGATCATAGTATGTCACATCGTATGCGGCCTGCTCGGGCATGAGCGGCCCGCCCGATTCGGTGCCCTGCACACCGAGGTAACGTTGGGCTTGCGCCGGGCCGGCCGCGAGAAGAAGGAGCGTCAGTAGTGCGAGGGTCGATCTCATCAGACTATCCGGTTGATTGCAGCAGGTCAGCGGGGCCCGTTCGGGCCCCGAGTTCAAAACTACGATCGCGAGATGATCAAAGTGGGGGCCGGCTCACGGCTGGCGACTGTGAGGGACGACAGAGTTTCACTCGCGCCGACATAAGTACAAACCCTCCATACGCGGTCACAAGAACCCCATTGCTAAAGCGAGGGTTACTGAATAGGGTGTAAACAGCCGGAACGCACTGGATGTGACACATCTAAGGGATCCCAGTTCTGCCGTCCCGCTCAGCGTCTCACCGTTGCCTGCAGCGATCGAGTTAGCTGGGTCAAACGGTCAGGCTCAGATCTCGAACAGGAGGAGAATCCCATGAAGCTCTGCTCGATGATCGTAACGGCCACTCTGTTTGCCGCTTTGGCCGGAACGGCTGCCGCCCAGCAGCTACCAGGTTGGCGCTGGCAGAACCCACTACCCCAGGGCAACGACCTGCATGACATCAGCTACTGGAACAATCCAGGCTTTTGGGATCATGTGTACATATCTGGTGACCACGGGACTGTTCTACGGACGTTGAACGGTCAAGACTTCAGCATCATGCGGACAGCCACGACCGCTCCGCTGAAGGCTATCAGGTATCGAGAGAGGCTGTTTGCGGCGGGCCACAACGGGACACTCATTGTAAGTCACGACGAGGGTACCACGTGGGAGGAGCTGGCCAGCGGGACAACTGACTACCTGCACGCCATCGACTTTTC
Proteins encoded in this window:
- a CDS encoding M1 family metallopeptidase; translated protein: MRSTLALLTLLLLAAGPAQAQRYLGVQGTESGGPLMPEQAAYDVTYYDLDLTVDPSTRTIDGSLTVHARIVHPTEWFVLHLDSLLGVHQVNLVDESGAVRPVAFEHRDVLLWVSLLTTRQPGTNVQVQVLYGGEPRVAPRPPWVGGFTWSETPSGSPWIATTVQGEGADVWWPCKDHPSDEPDSMAIAITVPKPLVVASNGRLRGVIEQEGDWWTYDWFVSTPINNYGVALNIAPYRTIEDTFTSVTGDQFPVTFWVIPDHYDKGVELFPSFLTDLAFYEKYLGPYPFRADKYGVAETPHLGMEHQTIIAYGNDFTRNEHGFDWLHHHELGHEWWGNLVTALDWRDFWLHEGFCSYMQALYSEELSGTEAYHAALAPSRPRIRNAKPLAPRESMTEGEMYLLPPDYMESDGDIYNKGKWVLHTLRYLIGDDAFLKSLRRMAYPTPELETITDGRQCRFATTDDFKLIAEEESGMELDWFFEVYTRQPDLPKLVVDRAGAEVTLRWDTPGDLPFPMPVDVDVDGTTRRVSMEMGSAQIPLT